From the genome of Aeromonas hydrophila subsp. hydrophila ATCC 7966:
GCGCCAGCTCGTCCACCAGGCTGGTGAGGCCGCGATGACCGCAGCACAGCGCCTGTTCGCGAAACTGGGACGGGGTCAGCTCGCCGCGCTCCATCACCATCTCCAGCAGCAGCTGCAGATTGGTGCCGGTGACCACCTCTCGCCCGGGTTGGCGCAGCGCCAGGGTGGAGGCGACCCGAAACGGGGTTCCCCCCAGCAGGTCGGTCAGAAAGACCACGCCATCCCCTCGTTCCACCTGGGTCAGAGCGGTTTCGCACTGATCCTGCAGCAGGGCCGTGGTGGAGGCCTCGGGAAAGTCGATGGCGACCACCGCCTCCTGATCGCCGAGGATCTGCAACATGGCTTGTTCCATGCCGCTGGCGAAGCCGCCGTGTCCGCAAATGATGATGCCCAACATAATCTGTTCCTTTACAGCAAAGGGCCGGCCTGGTGCCGGCACCGGATTAGAGGAAGCCTGCAAACTTGCCGACGATGCCGAGCACGACTGTGATGACGATGAGGCGCAGCGGGCTCCAGCCGCGGCGGATCAGCCCATACATGGCCAGGGTGTAGAGCAGCGGCAGGAAGGCGGGCATCAGCTTGTCGAGCACGTCCGCCTGCAGCTTCACCACCGCATCGCCGGCGGTGATCTCCAGGGTGGTGCCGAGCCGCACATAGGTGGCGACCAGGGCGCCGATCACCGTC
Proteins encoded in this window:
- the agaF gene encoding PTS galactosamine/N-acetylgalactosamine transporter subunit IIA codes for the protein MLGIIICGHGGFASGMEQAMLQILGDQEAVVAIDFPEASTTALLQDQCETALTQVERGDGVVFLTDLLGGTPFRVASTLALRQPGREVVTGTNLQLLLEMVMERGELTPSQFREQALCCGHRGLTSLVDELARERAETLAEEGI